Proteins encoded in a region of the Mucilaginibacter sabulilitoris genome:
- a CDS encoding response regulator, which yields MKSTLLIVDDDLSILKLLNFILAKDYDVVVKSNGIDAFGWLEDGNMPELIISDLQMPYFDGQSFVKNVKISGFYRDIPVILLSAAHDLDEQVSKMPFKVEAYIHKPFKPNDLKSAINQLLQVYESTNI from the coding sequence ATGAAAAGTACCTTACTAATTGTTGATGACGATTTAAGCATATTAAAATTACTCAACTTTATTCTGGCAAAAGATTACGATGTAGTTGTTAAGAGCAATGGCATTGATGCATTCGGCTGGCTTGAGGATGGCAATATGCCCGAATTGATAATATCAGATTTGCAGATGCCTTATTTTGATGGCCAATCATTTGTAAAAAATGTTAAAATCAGCGGTTTCTATCGCGATATCCCTGTTATTTTATTGTCCGCAGCGCATGATCTGGATGAACAGGTAAGCAAAATGCCTTTTAAAGTGGAAGCTTACATTCACAAGCCTTTTAAACCAAACGACCTGAAATCGGCCATTAACCAACTTTTACAAGTTTATGAATCAACAAACATCTGA
- a CDS encoding VOC family protein produces the protein MIQEGKAFSGFSVSDLQKAKEFYSKILGLNVENDEKMPDLLNLHINEKNTILIYPKPNHEPATFTILNFPVKNIAETVNELKSRGVKFIVYNEENFKTDEKGIMWGDGHGPNIAWFNDPAGNILSVIESDE, from the coding sequence ATGATACAAGAAGGCAAGGCATTTAGCGGTTTTTCGGTAAGCGATTTACAAAAAGCCAAGGAGTTTTATAGTAAGATACTCGGTCTCAACGTTGAAAACGATGAGAAAATGCCGGATCTGTTGAACCTGCACATCAATGAAAAAAACACCATTTTGATATATCCTAAGCCCAACCATGAGCCGGCTACTTTTACTATACTTAATTTCCCGGTAAAGAATATAGCAGAAACGGTTAATGAACTGAAAAGCCGTGGTGTAAAATTTATTGTTTATAATGAGGAAAATTTCAAAACAGACGAAAAGGGTATTATGTGGGGCGATGGCCATGGCCCTAATATAGCCTGGTTTAACGATCCTGCCGGCAATATCCTTTCTGTCATTGAATCAGATGAGTGA
- a CDS encoding DoxX family protein, with product MKIAVIIVRTLVGLMFLFSSVVVLFNLMPHPELKGNVKVFMEGIVASVYLMPLIKITELVCAIALLTGRYVALALVVLFPIIVNIVFYHSFLGPADLPVPIALLLGILFLAYTKRESYKPLFAAK from the coding sequence ATGAAAATAGCTGTAATTATTGTAAGGACATTGGTAGGTCTGATGTTCCTGTTCTCATCTGTGGTTGTACTTTTCAACCTGATGCCTCATCCCGAATTAAAGGGCAATGTAAAAGTATTTATGGAAGGTATAGTCGCCTCTGTTTACCTGATGCCGCTTATAAAAATAACAGAGCTTGTATGTGCCATTGCACTGCTTACAGGCAGATATGTTGCGTTGGCTTTAGTAGTATTATTTCCTATCATAGTTAATATTGTATTCTACCACTCATTTTTAGGTCCTGCGGATTTACCTGTTCCAATTGCATTATTGTTGGGCATTTTATTTCTGGCCTATACCAAACGCGAAAGCTATAAACCTTTGTTTGCAGCAAAGTAA
- a CDS encoding DoxX family protein: MKPATVKIIYWVLTILFVLAMLGDGFGGVSQQQAGKDVMTHLGYPFYLLIILGSAKLLGAVAVLQNSFKTIKEWAYAGFAFSFIGAFASRAFAHDTGAFLILPLIMLAYMFVTYYFWKKFEQIKQAR, encoded by the coding sequence ATGAAACCTGCAACCGTAAAAATCATTTATTGGGTATTAACCATATTGTTTGTATTAGCCATGCTTGGCGATGGTTTTGGAGGCGTATCACAGCAACAAGCCGGTAAAGATGTAATGACCCATTTGGGCTACCCCTTTTATCTGCTCATTATTTTAGGCAGTGCAAAGCTGCTGGGAGCTGTTGCCGTATTGCAAAACAGTTTCAAAACTATTAAAGAGTGGGCGTATGCTGGTTTCGCTTTCAGTTTTATAGGGGCATTCGCTTCAAGGGCTTTTGCACACGATACCGGAGCTTTTCTAATATTACCTTTAATAATGCTTGCTTATATGTTTGTAACCTACTACTTCTGGAAAAAGTTTGAACAAATTAAACAGGCCCGTTAA
- a CDS encoding VOC family protein: MITINPYLNFKGNTEEAFNFYKSVFGGEFSAVVRFKDMEPENKYPEKIMHIALPVGTGNVIMGTDALGKMGDDLVAGNNFFISINSQTKDETDKVFNALAVGGTVNVPVYKSEWGTYFGLLTDQFGIQWMVDCPL, translated from the coding sequence ATGATAACCATTAACCCTTATTTAAATTTCAAAGGAAATACCGAAGAGGCATTTAACTTTTACAAATCAGTTTTTGGCGGTGAATTTTCAGCAGTGGTACGTTTTAAAGACATGGAACCTGAAAATAAATATCCCGAAAAGATCATGCACATAGCCTTGCCTGTTGGTACTGGCAATGTGATTATGGGTACCGATGCTTTAGGCAAAATGGGCGACGACCTGGTGGCCGGCAATAATTTTTTTATTTCCATAAACTCACAAACAAAAGACGAAACCGATAAAGTGTTTAATGCTTTAGCCGTTGGTGGTACTGTAAACGTACCCGTCTATAAATCAGAATGGGGTACATACTTTGGCTTGCTTACCGATCAGTTTGGTATTCAATGGATGGTTGATTGCCCTTTATAA
- a CDS encoding NUDIX hydrolase, which produces MSNEFIRQEMNVTGEGFLPGLAIDAVIFGFHDAQLKVLLLAYKNTGFFALPGGFIYNNEDVNEAARRVLFSRTGLTDIFLEQFYVFGDKSRHDVAPLKTIMKARGYEPGDNHWLLGRFVSVGYYALVDFTKAIPTPDSISDSCDWYGLDELPVLMQDHRQIVDKALQTLQANLDHKLIGFNLLSESFTMGDLQCMYETILNKKLIRAAFQRKMLSLGILERIAKKWTGGAHKAPYLYRFKAQTPDNVIIDP; this is translated from the coding sequence ATGAGTAATGAATTTATAAGGCAGGAAATGAACGTAACCGGTGAAGGCTTTTTACCGGGCTTAGCTATTGATGCGGTTATTTTTGGCTTTCATGATGCTCAGCTGAAAGTTTTGCTGCTGGCTTATAAAAACACAGGCTTTTTTGCTCTTCCGGGCGGTTTTATCTATAACAACGAGGATGTAAACGAGGCTGCCCGAAGGGTTTTGTTTAGCAGAACGGGCTTAACCGACATTTTTCTGGAGCAGTTTTATGTATTTGGTGATAAAAGCCGGCATGATGTTGCCCCGCTGAAAACCATAATGAAAGCCCGTGGCTATGAACCAGGTGATAACCATTGGTTATTAGGTCGATTTGTATCTGTTGGATATTACGCCCTTGTTGATTTCACCAAAGCCATCCCTACCCCTGATAGTATATCAGACAGTTGCGATTGGTATGGTTTGGACGAGCTACCCGTTTTAATGCAGGACCACCGGCAAATTGTAGATAAAGCCCTGCAAACCCTGCAGGCCAACCTCGATCATAAACTCATCGGTTTTAACCTGCTGTCGGAAAGCTTTACCATGGGCGATCTGCAATGCATGTATGAAACTATATTAAACAAAAAGCTTATCCGCGCCGCTTTCCAGCGCAAAATGCTCAGTCTTGGGATATTAGAGCGGATTGCAAAAAAATGGACAGGTGGGGCGCATAAGGCACCTTATTTATACCGGTTTAAAGCCCAAACGCCCGACAATGTCATAATTGACCCCTAA
- a CDS encoding carboxylesterase/lipase family protein, translating to MKKTLIAFLLLSQITTVKVFSQSINQVTTENGVVEGTKEAGSSITSFKGIPFAQPPVGDLRWKEPQPVKNWQGVFKADHFGNNGMQKPIFGDMGFRSAGMSEDCLYLNVWTPAKTGKEKLPVLVYFYGGGLAAGDGSESRYDGESMAKKGIVALTVNYRLGIFGFFAHPELTKESPNHSSGNYGYLDQHAALVWVQKNIAAFGGDPKKVTIAGESAGSISVSVQMASPLSKDLIAGAIGESGAAINPTLFPIPLADGEKNGAAFAARLKAGSLAELRALPAAQLLDSVFSPGGPVTSATIDGYLLPKSLPAIFEAGEQAHIPILVGWNSAEVPYQFLMRADAPTLDNYKKTLQQLYGDRADEALKLYPASTDEEVIKTATALSSDRFIVYSTWKWADLQIQTGGKPVYRYEFSRIRPAMVAEMGNATPGLAGGVVKGDAAKPAAPKLPVVGAPHASEIEYAMGNLAGNKVYAWTPDDYKVSETMENYFANFIKTGNPNGSGLRKWEGNTSNKNVKFMNIDVNSELKTEVNRARYLFLDKEYMK from the coding sequence ATGAAGAAAACACTTATAGCATTTTTGCTGCTTAGTCAAATTACCACTGTAAAAGTATTTAGTCAATCAATTAACCAGGTAACTACCGAAAACGGAGTAGTTGAGGGAACGAAGGAAGCTGGCTCTTCAATCACGAGTTTTAAAGGCATCCCTTTTGCGCAGCCACCGGTTGGTGATTTACGCTGGAAGGAACCGCAGCCGGTTAAAAATTGGCAGGGTGTGTTTAAGGCTGATCATTTTGGAAACAATGGCATGCAAAAACCAATATTTGGCGATATGGGTTTTCGTTCGGCAGGCATGAGCGAGGATTGTTTGTACCTTAATGTTTGGACACCTGCCAAAACCGGGAAGGAGAAACTTCCTGTACTGGTTTACTTTTATGGCGGCGGCCTGGCGGCCGGCGATGGTTCTGAATCAAGGTATGATGGGGAAAGCATGGCCAAAAAAGGTATTGTTGCGCTTACTGTAAATTACAGGCTGGGGATATTCGGTTTCTTTGCGCATCCGGAACTTACCAAGGAATCGCCAAATCATTCATCCGGCAATTACGGATATCTTGATCAACACGCAGCCCTGGTTTGGGTGCAGAAAAATATAGCGGCGTTTGGCGGCGATCCTAAAAAGGTAACCATAGCGGGTGAATCTGCCGGGTCAATCTCTGTATCAGTACAAATGGCATCACCCTTATCAAAAGATCTGATAGCAGGCGCTATTGGCGAAAGCGGCGCGGCTATAAACCCGACTTTGTTCCCAATCCCATTAGCCGATGGCGAAAAGAACGGAGCTGCCTTTGCTGCCCGTTTAAAGGCCGGTTCATTAGCCGAGTTACGGGCCCTGCCTGCTGCACAACTGCTCGATTCGGTTTTCTCACCTGGTGGCCCGGTTACATCAGCCACTATTGATGGCTATTTATTGCCAAAATCATTGCCTGCTATTTTTGAAGCCGGTGAACAGGCGCATATACCCATATTGGTTGGTTGGAATTCTGCCGAAGTTCCGTATCAGTTTTTAATGCGTGCCGATGCGCCAACATTGGATAACTATAAAAAAACATTACAACAATTATATGGCGACCGCGCTGATGAAGCTTTAAAATTATATCCCGCTTCAACCGATGAGGAAGTGATTAAGACGGCAACCGCGTTATCAAGCGACCGCTTTATAGTTTACAGTACCTGGAAATGGGCCGACTTGCAGATCCAGACCGGGGGTAAGCCTGTTTACCGGTATGAGTTTTCGCGTATACGCCCTGCCATGGTGGCCGAAATGGGTAATGCAACGCCAGGGCTTGCGGGTGGTGTAGTTAAAGGGGATGCAGCAAAGCCGGCCGCTCCAAAACTACCGGTAGTTGGCGCGCCACATGCGTCAGAAATTGAGTACGCCATGGGCAACCTGGCTGGTAATAAAGTGTATGCCTGGACTCCTGACGATTATAAAGTATCTGAAACAATGGAGAATTATTTCGCTAACTTTATAAAAACAGGAAATCCAAACGGCAGTGGTTTACGTAAATGGGAAGGGAACACAAGCAATAAAAATGTTAAATTTATGAACATTGATGTTAACAGCGAACTCAAAACTGAAGTAAACCGTGCCCGCTACCTGTTCCTGGATAAGGAGTATATGAAATAG
- a CDS encoding uracil-DNA glycosylase family protein — MSTFADRIIAFNQQLEFTGTLPDGIRIMNPFKESELAPVVSEQFYRKYYNDHHPRHLILGINPGRFGSGMTGVSFTDPKRMVNQCHIPYPGPMAHEPSSEYVYEMINAFGGISKFYEQFYIHSVCPLGFTIATNNGKEVNYNYYDMPQLQKAVYPFIIENIQKQIELGFKTDVCFCFGTGKNEAFLRKLNEEKKFFKQIVALEHPRYIMQYKSKTKKDYIAKYIREFNKVLL, encoded by the coding sequence ATGAGCACCTTTGCCGACAGAATCATCGCTTTTAATCAGCAACTTGAGTTTACAGGAACTTTACCTGACGGGATCAGGATCATGAACCCTTTTAAAGAAAGTGAGCTTGCACCTGTTGTTTCCGAACAGTTTTACCGTAAGTATTATAACGACCATCATCCGCGGCATTTAATATTAGGCATTAACCCCGGCAGGTTTGGCTCGGGCATGACAGGGGTTTCTTTTACCGATCCTAAAAGGATGGTAAATCAATGCCATATACCTTACCCGGGCCCTATGGCCCATGAGCCCTCATCAGAATATGTTTATGAAATGATTAACGCGTTTGGCGGGATAAGTAAGTTTTATGAGCAGTTTTATATCCATTCGGTTTGCCCGCTGGGTTTTACTATAGCCACCAATAATGGTAAAGAGGTAAATTATAATTATTATGATATGCCCCAGCTGCAAAAAGCAGTGTATCCTTTTATTATTGAAAACATACAAAAGCAAATTGAGCTCGGTTTTAAAACCGATGTGTGTTTCTGCTTTGGTACAGGTAAAAATGAAGCCTTTTTACGTAAGCTGAATGAGGAAAAGAAATTCTTTAAGCAGATTGTTGCGCTGGAACATCCGCGGTATATTATGCAGTATAAATCAAAAACAAAAAAGGATTATATCGCAAAATATATCCGGGAATTTAATAAGGTGCTTTTGTAG
- a CDS encoding MgtC/SapB family protein, whose translation MISTYEMLLRLLVAALLGSIIGWERERRHWTAGLRTHMMVCLGSALIMLVSAYGFQDVVGKPGYGLDPSRVAAQVVSGIGFLGAGTIFFLRNEIVKGLTTAAGLWTVAAIGLAVGGGLYIEAVSTTAIAMIILVVFKPFENKFFKKNKYRNIRLLLSQKQVDFEAIEEVLKNNNIPFKEISLTGGDGNDEIRITIQKQFTPQENVMTVVADLKNIKGVQGVDFLS comes from the coding sequence ATGATTAGTACTTATGAGATGCTTTTACGGCTGCTTGTAGCCGCTTTATTGGGCAGTATAATAGGATGGGAGCGGGAGCGCAGACATTGGACAGCCGGGTTACGTACTCACATGATGGTTTGTTTGGGTTCGGCGCTTATTATGCTGGTTTCTGCTTACGGCTTTCAGGATGTAGTAGGAAAACCCGGTTATGGGCTCGACCCATCACGAGTGGCGGCGCAGGTGGTAAGCGGCATCGGCTTTTTAGGTGCTGGTACCATATTTTTTCTGCGTAATGAGATAGTAAAGGGCCTTACCACAGCGGCAGGCTTGTGGACGGTAGCTGCCATAGGGCTGGCCGTTGGCGGTGGTTTATATATTGAGGCAGTAAGTACAACTGCTATTGCTATGATTATCCTGGTTGTTTTTAAACCATTTGAAAATAAGTTTTTCAAAAAAAATAAATACCGCAATATCCGGCTGCTACTTTCTCAAAAACAGGTTGATTTTGAAGCGATAGAAGAGGTATTGAAAAACAATAACATTCCGTTTAAAGAGATCAGCTTAACAGGAGGCGACGGTAATGACGAGATTAGAATCACCATTCAAAAGCAATTTACCCCACAGGAAAACGTAATGACCGTAGTAGCCGATCTTAAAAATATTAAAGGTGTACAAGGCGTAGATTTCTTAAGCTGA
- a CDS encoding glycoside hydrolase family 3 N-terminal domain-containing protein yields the protein MELILILKSKSNNKQMALTMKNITRLSLAIVALVFITSASKAQQTPFYKDPSQSIEMRVKDLVSKLTLEEKISLLGYQSKAVPRLGIPAYNWWNEALHGVARAGEATIFPQAIGMAATFNDDLLKQVSTAISTEARAKYNLAIAQDRHLQYMGLTFWTPNINIFRDPRWGRGQETYGEDPFLTGRMGSAFVKGLQGNDPRYLKASATAKHFAVHSGPEAERDHFDAKVDEKDLRETYLYAFHELVGAGVESVMSAYNRVNGVPNSINKMLLTDILRKEWGFKGHVVTDCGALDDVFLRHKTLPTAVETAAAALKAGVNLDCSTILQKDGMKAIQQKLLTEKDIDFALSAILRTEFKLGFYDDPKLNPYRSYGADSIHNTQHLALARKVAQQSMVLLKNDKNILPLKKDSISSIMVLGPNAASLDAMVANYHGTSSKVINFVEGITGAVSKSTRVEYDLGCDYRDTTHFGGTWAAGNAEVTIAVIGLSPVLEGEAGDAFLSESGGDKKNLSLPASEIAFMKALRKSVKNKPVIAVITAGSDVDVSAIEPYADAIIFAWYPGEQGGNALADIVFGDVSPSGHLPLTFYKDMSNLPDYQDYNMKGRTYRYYNGPVQYPFGFGLSYTSFAYTLDSKPKNAYKKTDTLSVTVNVKNTGKINGDEVVQAYVEYPKLDRMPVKELKSFKHVSVATGKDETVTLKIPVQDLQKWDMTTHKWKVYPGKYKLVLGSNSADEKASIDFAIAK from the coding sequence ATGGAATTAATATTAATTTTAAAATCAAAAAGTAACAACAAACAAATGGCGTTAACCATGAAAAACATTACCAGGCTGTCTTTAGCTATTGTTGCCCTGGTATTTATTACATCAGCTTCAAAAGCACAGCAAACCCCTTTTTACAAAGACCCCTCGCAATCGATTGAAATGCGGGTAAAGGACCTTGTATCAAAGCTTACACTTGAAGAAAAAATATCCCTTTTAGGTTACCAGAGTAAAGCCGTACCGCGTTTAGGTATCCCTGCATACAATTGGTGGAATGAGGCCCTGCATGGTGTGGCCCGTGCCGGTGAAGCTACTATATTTCCGCAGGCTATTGGTATGGCCGCTACATTTAATGACGACCTTTTGAAACAGGTATCAACTGCCATATCAACTGAGGCCCGGGCCAAATATAACCTGGCCATTGCGCAAGACAGGCACCTGCAATATATGGGCCTTACCTTCTGGACACCCAACATCAATATTTTCCGCGATCCGCGCTGGGGACGCGGGCAGGAAACTTACGGAGAGGATCCGTTTTTAACAGGGCGGATGGGCTCGGCATTTGTTAAGGGTTTGCAGGGTAATGACCCTCGTTACTTAAAAGCATCAGCAACTGCTAAACACTTCGCGGTGCACAGCGGCCCCGAAGCCGAACGCGATCATTTTGATGCCAAAGTTGACGAAAAAGACCTGCGCGAAACTTACCTGTACGCGTTTCATGAATTGGTAGGCGCCGGTGTTGAATCGGTAATGAGCGCGTATAACCGGGTTAACGGTGTCCCAAACTCAATCAATAAAATGCTGCTGACCGATATTCTGAGGAAAGAATGGGGCTTTAAGGGTCATGTGGTTACTGATTGCGGCGCGCTTGATGATGTTTTTCTGCGTCATAAAACATTACCTACCGCTGTAGAAACCGCGGCGGCGGCCTTAAAAGCCGGTGTGAACCTTGATTGTTCAACGATATTACAAAAAGACGGTATGAAAGCTATTCAGCAAAAGCTGCTTACCGAAAAAGACATTGATTTTGCACTGAGCGCTATTTTACGCACCGAATTTAAACTGGGCTTTTATGACGATCCCAAACTGAATCCCTACCGTAGCTATGGTGCCGACAGTATCCACAATACGCAGCACCTTGCCCTGGCCCGCAAAGTGGCCCAGCAAAGTATGGTATTGCTTAAAAACGACAAGAACATTTTACCCCTGAAAAAAGACAGCATTTCAAGCATCATGGTTTTGGGCCCTAACGCGGCTTCACTTGATGCTATGGTTGCCAACTACCACGGCACCAGCAGTAAAGTAATTAATTTTGTTGAGGGCATTACCGGGGCGGTTAGCAAATCGACCAGGGTGGAGTATGATCTGGGATGCGACTACCGGGACACCACACACTTTGGCGGTACATGGGCAGCCGGCAACGCTGAGGTAACCATAGCCGTGATTGGTTTGTCTCCTGTGTTGGAAGGTGAGGCAGGTGATGCGTTTTTATCTGAAAGTGGCGGCGATAAGAAAAACTTAAGCTTACCGGCCAGCGAGATTGCCTTTATGAAAGCCCTGCGTAAAAGCGTTAAAAACAAACCCGTTATAGCCGTAATAACTGCCGGCAGCGATGTAGATGTATCGGCCATTGAACCTTATGCCGATGCTATCATCTTTGCCTGGTACCCAGGTGAGCAGGGTGGCAACGCTTTGGCCGACATTGTGTTTGGCGATGTTTCTCCATCGGGCCATTTACCGCTTACTTTTTATAAAGACATGAGTAACCTGCCCGATTACCAGGATTATAATATGAAAGGCCGCACCTACCGTTATTATAACGGCCCGGTTCAGTATCCTTTTGGATTTGGCTTAAGCTATACCTCTTTTGCCTATACACTGGATAGTAAACCCAAAAACGCTTATAAAAAAACCGACACTTTGTCTGTAACAGTAAATGTTAAAAATACCGGCAAAATAAATGGCGACGAAGTGGTACAAGCCTATGTGGAATACCCGAAACTTGACCGTATGCCAGTTAAAGAGTTGAAGAGCTTTAAACACGTAAGCGTGGCAACAGGCAAAGATGAAACTGTTACCCTTAAAATCCCTGTGCAGGACCTGCAAAAATGGGACATGACAACTCATAAATGGAAAGTTTATCCCGGTAAATACAAGCTGGTACTTGGCAGTAATTCTGCTGATGAAAAAGCGAGCATTGATTTTGCCATAGCTAAATAA